A genomic region of Nitrospirota bacterium contains the following coding sequences:
- a CDS encoding sulfite exporter TauE/SafE family protein, which produces MSFFIGLLGGFFGGLVGLGGGVVMIPLMISIGKLTQHQAHGTSLVAVVFTGLAGAIAYLFHHAVDWQASAILALSATATARFGAHYAHSLPEKKLKKAFGAFLIAVSVLIIVKAYLPGKSQELAFGARTAVLLLTGAGTGFLSGMMGVGGGTVMIPAMVLFAGMGQHLAQGSSLLAMVPVGVSGALTHYRLGNVRTDMVLGLSAGAVVGSYLGGTAANVLPELYLKYIFAIILTWLGLRYSGIAK; this is translated from the coding sequence ATGAGTTTTTTTATCGGTCTTCTCGGCGGCTTTTTCGGCGGCCTCGTCGGTCTCGGCGGAGGGGTGGTGATGATCCCCCTCATGATCTCGATCGGAAAGCTGACGCAGCATCAGGCGCACGGCACGAGCCTCGTAGCAGTGGTATTTACCGGGCTCGCCGGCGCAATCGCCTATCTTTTCCACCACGCCGTAGACTGGCAGGCTTCGGCGATCCTCGCCCTGAGCGCAACCGCTACGGCGCGCTTCGGCGCCCATTACGCCCACTCCCTTCCCGAAAAAAAACTCAAAAAGGCCTTCGGCGCTTTTCTCATCGCGGTCTCGGTGCTCATCATCGTCAAAGCATACCTCCCCGGAAAGAGCCAGGAGCTCGCCTTCGGGGCGAGGACGGCTGTCCTGCTCCTCACCGGCGCCGGGACCGGCTTCCTCTCGGGAATGATGGGCGTGGGCGGCGGCACGGTCATGATCCCCGCCATGGTGCTCTTCGCCGGCATGGGGCAGCATCTCGCGCAGGGGAGCTCGCTCCTGGCCATGGTCCCGGTCGGTGTTTCGGGAGCGTTGACACACTACAGGCTCGGCAATGTCCGCACCGATATGGTCCTCGGCCTCAGCGCAGGCGCGGTTGTCGGGAGCTATCTCGGCGGCACCGCGGCGAACGTCCTGCCGGAGCTCTATCTGAAATATATCTTTGCCATCATCCTCACCTGGCTCGGACTGAGATATTCAGGAATAGCAAAGTAG
- a CDS encoding response regulator transcription factor: protein MSKITVLVADDHALVREGIAAFLKICDDIEVVAEAADGIEAIEKCKQYRPNVVLMDISMPRLGGLEATVEIKKFDPDVKILVLTQYDDREYVARFLKAGVSGYLLKKAVGNELVAAIRAVSRGECYLFSSIAAEVVAGYLNAEKRPSIEDPYEKLSDREKQVLKLIAEGLTHKEVAGLLNISAKTVIAHQTNIFEKLNLHSRADLLKFAIQKGIIKIDLQSPPLPSETS, encoded by the coding sequence ATGTCTAAAATAACGGTGCTGGTCGCCGATGATCACGCGCTGGTGCGCGAGGGAATCGCCGCTTTCCTCAAGATATGCGATGATATCGAAGTGGTCGCCGAGGCGGCCGACGGTATCGAGGCGATCGAAAAGTGCAAACAGTACAGGCCCAACGTCGTCCTGATGGACATCTCGATGCCGAGGCTCGGCGGCCTCGAGGCGACCGTCGAGATAAAGAAGTTCGATCCCGATGTAAAGATCCTCGTCCTCACGCAGTACGACGACAGGGAATACGTCGCCCGCTTTCTCAAAGCCGGGGTCTCGGGCTACCTGCTCAAGAAGGCGGTGGGGAACGAGCTCGTCGCGGCGATCAGGGCCGTCTCCCGCGGCGAGTGCTATCTCTTCTCCTCCATCGCCGCTGAAGTCGTTGCCGGGTATCTCAATGCCGAAAAGCGGCCCTCGATCGAGGACCCCTACGAGAAGCTGAGCGACCGCGAAAAGCAGGTGCTGAAGCTGATCGCCGAGGGCCTGACTCACAAGGAAGTCGCCGGGCTGCTCAATATCAGCGCCAAGACGGTGATCGCCCACCAGACGAACATCTTCGAGAAGCTGAACCTCCACAGCCGCGCCGATCTCCTCAAGTTCGCGATCCAGAAGGGGATCATCAAGATCGACCTCCAGTCCCCTCCCCTGCCGTCCGAAACGTCATAG
- a CDS encoding TetR/AcrR family transcriptional regulator — MGVKEKRAKYKEEFRREILDAARELFMNEGYEKFSMRKLAEKIEYSPTTIYLYFKDKDALLFAICEEVAEQFFSNLNAVRAQYRDPLETLRQALLYFMEFGFTNPNQYKVFFFTSPDVYGTQGEFMEKESMARNSFLAFREIVRHCVETGRLREMDVDVLTQVLSVATHGLIMMTTYRKSFPWADRNVLAHTLVDGLLRGYRK, encoded by the coding sequence ATGGGGGTCAAGGAAAAAAGAGCAAAATACAAGGAAGAGTTCCGCCGGGAGATTCTCGATGCAGCGCGGGAGCTTTTCATGAACGAAGGCTACGAAAAGTTCTCCATGCGCAAGCTCGCGGAGAAAATAGAGTATTCGCCGACCACCATCTATCTTTACTTCAAGGACAAGGATGCTCTGCTGTTCGCTATTTGCGAGGAGGTTGCCGAGCAGTTTTTTTCCAACCTGAACGCTGTCAGGGCGCAGTACCGCGATCCTCTCGAGACCCTTCGCCAGGCCCTGCTCTACTTCATGGAGTTCGGCTTCACCAATCCGAATCAATATAAAGTGTTTTTCTTCACGAGCCCGGATGTGTACGGCACGCAGGGAGAATTCATGGAAAAGGAGTCGATGGCGCGGAACTCCTTTCTCGCATTCAGGGAAATAGTGCGGCATTGCGTCGAAACGGGAAGGCTTCGGGAGATGGATGTAGATGTTCTGACGCAGGTGCTCAGCGTAGCGACTCACGGTCTGATAATGATGACAACCTACAGGAAAAGTTTCCCCTGGGCCGACCGGAACGTGCTCGCCCATACGCTGGTCGACGGATTATTGAGAGGGTACCGGAAATGA
- a CDS encoding M56 family metallopeptidase — MTSFFASYPGMYIVQSFVHALVAALVVDRALQAWNIRDPLTRQRFRFLVVLLPLVLFPLYQWADPGRGSLSFRLGALFDSSRWLGLELWGTIPLSLLLLLVVSVTTLLFLFQELLPIIHHTFVTRRPGAARSSGSERADPAGETRLTAPAGGLTPGPLSMSLEEEAPPIELVESDELVLFSTTGKHAAVYISRGIIAALSPEEREVVVAHEVAHVVRNRRPLLVLVFLVRVLLFFNPVILLEFRRIVQEEEKICDDMAASMTRKPGVLAATLKKLYLDCGRSESTGPEKRVPVREALENYSHAVHIQSRVARLEQWQAEPRGGRWFPFAATFTAIAAINYFIV; from the coding sequence ATGACTTCCTTTTTCGCGTCCTATCCCGGCATGTACATCGTTCAGTCGTTTGTCCATGCCCTGGTAGCCGCCCTTGTTGTCGACCGGGCGCTCCAGGCGTGGAACATCCGTGACCCCCTGACGCGGCAGCGGTTCCGCTTCCTGGTGGTGCTGCTGCCGCTCGTCCTCTTTCCTCTTTATCAATGGGCGGACCCCGGGCGCGGCTCGCTCTCGTTCAGGCTCGGCGCCCTCTTCGACAGCAGCCGGTGGCTCGGCCTCGAGCTCTGGGGGACGATCCCGCTGAGTCTCCTGCTCCTCCTCGTCGTTTCGGTCACCACCCTGCTGTTTCTCTTTCAGGAGCTGCTCCCGATCATCCACCATACCTTCGTCACCCGGCGGCCCGGCGCCGCCCGGAGCTCCGGCAGTGAAAGAGCGGACCCCGCCGGAGAGACCCGCCTGACCGCCCCTGCCGGCGGGCTCACCCCCGGCCCGCTTTCGATGAGCCTCGAAGAAGAGGCGCCTCCTATCGAGCTCGTCGAGAGCGATGAGCTTGTCCTCTTCTCGACCACCGGCAAGCACGCCGCCGTCTATATCTCCCGGGGGATTATTGCAGCGCTCTCTCCTGAAGAGCGGGAGGTGGTCGTGGCCCACGAGGTCGCCCATGTCGTGAGAAACCGCCGGCCCCTGCTGGTCCTCGTGTTTCTCGTGCGTGTATTGCTGTTTTTCAATCCCGTGATACTGCTCGAATTCCGGAGAATCGTCCAGGAGGAGGAGAAGATCTGCGACGACATGGCGGCATCCATGACCAGAAAGCCCGGAGTGCTGGCCGCAACGCTGAAGAAGCTCTACCTGGACTGCGGACGGTCCGAGAGCACGGGACCGGAGAAGAGGGTCCCGGTAAGAGAGGCGCTCGAGAACTACAGCCATGCCGTGCATATACAGAGCAGGGTCGCGCGGCTCGAGCAGTGGCAGGCAGAGCCGCGCGGCGGCAGATGGTTTCCCTTTGCCGCGACCTTTACAGCCATCGCGGCGATCAACTATTTTATAGTATGA
- a CDS encoding cytochrome b/b6 domain-containing protein → MDINGVDNNAAVRRFHPYRLFEHWFNAAAFTILAITGLSQKFHDYETSQAVIMFLGGIDATRLIHRLTGLFLTVLTLQHILAACFGVLFLRWQPSMVIHKKDFTDAVDNLRYYFGVSDAPARCDRFDYKQKFEYWGVVIGGVLMITTGLALWFPITVTSFLPGVLIPVSKALHTNEALLAFLVIITWHIYNAIFSPEVFPIDTVMFTGKITRKRMMHEHPLEYERRFGTPASPALPAAEKGGAEAGTAT, encoded by the coding sequence ATGGATATAAACGGGGTCGACAACAACGCCGCTGTCAGGCGATTCCATCCCTACCGCCTGTTCGAGCACTGGTTCAATGCAGCGGCGTTCACCATCCTGGCGATAACGGGGCTTTCCCAGAAATTCCACGACTATGAGACGTCGCAGGCCGTTATCATGTTTCTCGGGGGCATCGACGCGACGAGGCTCATCCACCGCCTGACGGGCCTCTTCCTCACCGTGCTGACCCTCCAGCATATCCTCGCCGCCTGCTTCGGCGTGCTCTTCCTGCGGTGGCAGCCCTCGATGGTCATCCACAAAAAGGACTTCACCGATGCCGTCGACAACCTCCGCTACTACTTCGGGGTCTCGGACGCGCCGGCGCGCTGCGACCGCTTCGATTACAAACAGAAGTTCGAGTACTGGGGCGTCGTCATCGGCGGGGTGCTCATGATCACCACCGGCCTGGCGCTCTGGTTCCCGATAACCGTGACGAGCTTCCTGCCCGGCGTACTCATTCCCGTCTCCAAGGCGCTCCATACGAACGAGGCGCTGCTCGCCTTTCTCGTTATCATCACCTGGCATATCTACAACGCCATATTCAGCCCGGAGGTCTTTCCCATCGATACGGTGATGTTCACGGGAAAAATTACCAGGAAACGGATGATGCACGAGCATCCCCTCGAGTACGAGCGGCGGTTCGGAACGCCGGCCTCCCCGGCCCTGCCGGCTGCGGAAAAGGGAGGAGCGGAGGCGGGCACGGCGACTTGA
- a CDS encoding efflux RND transporter periplasmic adaptor subunit has product MYRQAGSKTGILTLSGALAVIGMLAGSLVAAGCGKQNAAAGKAPAMVPEVGVIVVQPQRVALTTELAGRTSAHLVAEVRPQVGGIIQKRLFTEGADVKAGEVLYQIDPASYQAACNSAKAALAKAKANLVPARLKAERYQELVTINAVSQQDYDDASAALKQAEADVEAGKAALETARINLAYTKVTAPISGRIGRSSVTNGALVTASQPAALATIQQLSSMYVDVTQSSAELLRLKQNLASGLLKSNGPAQARVKLLLEDGSPYPLPGTLKFSEVTVDQSTGSITLRAIFPNPKQTLLPGMFVRAILEEGISEQAILVPQRGVTRNPAGNAMVMVVGAEEKVEPRIIKVVRTVGDSWLVSEGLKAGDRVILEGLQKARPGTPVRAVPFGSPAEANK; this is encoded by the coding sequence ATGTACAGGCAGGCCGGGAGCAAGACCGGGATACTTACATTATCCGGAGCCCTGGCGGTCATTGGAATGCTTGCCGGATCCCTTGTTGCGGCCGGTTGCGGAAAGCAGAATGCCGCAGCCGGAAAGGCGCCGGCCATGGTACCTGAAGTGGGGGTGATCGTGGTGCAGCCGCAGCGCGTGGCGCTCACCACCGAGCTCGCCGGCCGCACGTCCGCCCATCTCGTTGCCGAGGTGCGGCCGCAGGTCGGCGGCATCATCCAGAAGCGCCTGTTTACCGAGGGCGCTGATGTCAAGGCAGGCGAGGTGCTCTACCAAATCGACCCTGCCTCCTACCAGGCAGCCTGCAACAGCGCAAAGGCCGCGCTCGCCAAGGCCAAAGCCAATCTCGTCCCCGCCCGGCTCAAGGCCGAGCGTTATCAGGAGCTCGTCACGATCAACGCAGTCAGCCAGCAGGACTACGACGATGCGAGCGCTGCGCTCAAGCAGGCCGAGGCGGATGTCGAGGCCGGCAAGGCAGCGCTCGAAACAGCGAGAATCAACCTGGCATACACCAAGGTGACCGCCCCCATCTCCGGACGGATCGGCCGTTCGTCGGTGACGAACGGCGCCCTGGTGACCGCCAGCCAGCCTGCTGCGCTCGCCACCATTCAACAGCTCAGCTCCATGTATGTAGATGTCACGCAGTCGAGCGCCGAGCTGCTCCGCCTGAAGCAGAACCTGGCGAGCGGCCTGCTGAAGAGCAACGGGCCGGCGCAGGCGCGGGTAAAGCTGCTGCTCGAAGACGGCAGCCCGTATCCCCTGCCGGGCACCCTGAAGTTTTCCGAGGTGACGGTGGACCAGAGCACCGGCTCCATTACGCTGCGGGCTATCTTCCCGAACCCGAAGCAGACGCTGCTGCCGGGCATGTTCGTCCGCGCTATCCTGGAGGAAGGGATCAGCGAGCAGGCGATACTCGTTCCGCAGAGAGGAGTCACCCGCAACCCGGCAGGCAACGCCATGGTGATGGTGGTGGGAGCGGAAGAAAAAGTGGAGCCGCGGATCATCAAGGTCGTCCGGACCGTCGGCGACAGCTGGCTGGTCAGCGAAGGGCTGAAAGCGGGCGACCGCGTCATCCTCGAAGGACTCCAGAAGGCACGCCCCGGAACGCCGGTCAGGGCCGTGCCGTTCGGCAGCCCGGCAGAAGCAAACAAATAA
- a CDS encoding cytochrome c3 family protein, giving the protein MKKRLLCILAALAVVCLSAPGWAMQGLSEEDRVCMGCHDQERFMLFESGEKVSVKVQPGDIKRSVHAILGCTQCHDFAAGDHPRRVFKTREQYHILAARTCTKCHTSHKTEIHAKLIKKSPKGTVCTDCHGAHNVRRAREMTQGNRLCLNCHAVEAHMTFKDGTRQSIQIDEKILNQSIHKDLSCSDCHFGFSSEEHPVRAFRSKRDMSIALSESCRRCHFDKYSKTLESIHFNLLAQGNLSAPVCTDCHGAHSVLSGRREKLANARKCQQCHGAIYGQYVQSVHGGALISEHNEDVPICSDCHKAHDISDPRTADFRNTVPQLCGKCHENKEIMKKYGLSTSVVDSYLQDFHGVTLKFYRKKASARSIAVCTDCHGIHDITSTRGADAATIKANLARRCQKCHQDATHNFPDSWISHYEPDLKKAPLVYLINAGYKIFIPFMIIGLLLQILLHIWRYAVNK; this is encoded by the coding sequence ATGAAAAAGCGGCTTCTATGCATACTGGCAGCACTGGCGGTTGTATGCCTTTCAGCGCCCGGCTGGGCTATGCAGGGATTATCAGAGGAGGACCGTGTCTGCATGGGCTGCCATGACCAGGAGCGGTTCATGCTCTTCGAGAGCGGAGAGAAAGTCTCGGTAAAGGTTCAGCCGGGTGACATCAAACGCTCGGTCCATGCCATCCTCGGCTGCACCCAGTGCCACGATTTTGCCGCCGGCGACCATCCGCGAAGGGTGTTCAAGACACGAGAGCAGTACCATATCCTTGCTGCAAGAACATGCACGAAGTGCCATACCTCGCACAAGACCGAAATCCATGCAAAGCTCATAAAGAAATCTCCCAAGGGTACCGTCTGCACCGACTGCCACGGCGCCCATAACGTCCGCCGGGCCCGTGAAATGACGCAGGGCAACCGCTTATGCCTGAACTGCCACGCGGTCGAGGCCCATATGACGTTCAAAGACGGGACCAGACAATCCATACAGATCGACGAGAAGATACTCAACCAGTCGATCCACAAGGACCTGAGCTGCTCCGACTGCCACTTCGGGTTCTCCTCGGAGGAGCACCCGGTCCGGGCCTTCAGGAGCAAACGGGATATGTCCATCGCCCTGTCGGAGAGCTGCAGGCGCTGCCATTTCGATAAATATTCGAAGACCCTCGAGAGCATCCATTTCAATCTCCTCGCCCAGGGAAACCTCAGTGCGCCGGTCTGCACCGATTGCCACGGCGCCCATTCGGTCCTCTCGGGGAGAAGGGAGAAGCTGGCGAACGCGAGAAAATGCCAGCAGTGCCACGGAGCGATCTACGGCCAGTATGTACAGAGCGTCCACGGCGGCGCGCTGATATCCGAACACAACGAGGATGTGCCCATCTGCTCGGACTGCCATAAGGCCCACGACATCAGCGACCCCCGCACCGCGGACTTCCGGAACACGGTGCCGCAGCTCTGCGGCAAATGCCATGAAAACAAGGAGATCATGAAGAAGTACGGACTCTCCACCTCGGTCGTCGACAGCTATCTCCAGGACTTCCATGGCGTGACCCTGAAGTTCTACCGGAAAAAGGCGAGCGCGCGCTCCATCGCGGTCTGCACCGACTGCCACGGCATCCACGACATCACCAGCACGCGCGGTGCTGACGCCGCAACGATCAAGGCAAACCTTGCCAGGCGCTGCCAGAAATGCCACCAGGACGCGACACACAACTTTCCCGACAGCTGGATATCGCACTACGAGCCGGATCTGAAAAAGGCGCCGCTCGTCTATCTCATAAATGCAGGGTACAAGATCTTTATCCCCTTCATGATCATCGGGCTGCTGCTCCAGATCCTGCTGCATATATGGCGCTATGCCGTCAATAAATAG
- a CDS encoding ATP-binding protein, translated as MQRKILVAIILNVIIISATLGIISYLTINESIERSLKDRITLARIIADYLEVFLHNNLNRLFDVSLSGKVDLKDDDWEPERRALETAYRYSLFADGVFLLDRHGNELLVYPPRVASAGNLAYIPYVNQVLEKGRPVISNVYTIEPVKKQIIFMMTPLRDKGGDIVGIAGGMLNPTNPLINQLLQTINIEKDSYIEVIDSNEIVLASDTPARLLRHHDHGRVLGKMIQEGRAGIRECGHGYSHPDETEKHLDLLAFAPLKSAPWGVIVGQADDHVFAPATKLRRLSIGLILAFIASSVLFAVGASRRIVRPLKALIEETNRIANGDLSKPVGNVGSDEMLLLSKSFDVMRAELALSLDSIQKHNLELEQRVALRTRQIRESQLKVESLLKKIISSEEDERKRIARELHDEVLQDVSAFLINLDICKATGKSLNTERIDDMRDIVVKIIDDMHHIIQNLRPTTLDDLGLHAAIMWLVNRHLKEKGIAHFITIDHPGEMRFDPMIEITLFRIIQESITNIARHANAQNVFIALKTGHRSVSIDIEDDGDGFDVQEATKQSPTGIRGLGILGMKERAALLDGRLTICSTPGQGTRISVTVPLKIKAEEEEHV; from the coding sequence ATGCAGAGAAAAATCCTGGTTGCCATCATCCTCAACGTCATCATCATATCGGCGACGCTGGGGATCATAAGTTATCTCACCATAAACGAGAGCATCGAGCGCTCCCTGAAAGACCGTATTACCCTGGCGAGGATCATCGCCGACTACCTCGAGGTCTTTCTCCACAACAATCTCAACCGGCTCTTCGACGTATCGCTTTCCGGCAAGGTCGACCTGAAGGACGACGACTGGGAGCCCGAGAGGCGGGCCCTCGAGACAGCCTACCGCTATTCTCTCTTCGCCGACGGGGTCTTCCTCCTCGACCGCCACGGCAACGAGCTGCTGGTCTATCCCCCGCGCGTCGCTTCCGCCGGGAACCTCGCCTATATCCCCTATGTGAACCAGGTCCTCGAAAAAGGCAGACCGGTCATTTCCAACGTTTATACCATAGAACCCGTAAAAAAGCAGATCATCTTCATGATGACCCCCCTCAGGGATAAAGGGGGTGACATCGTCGGCATCGCGGGCGGCATGCTGAATCCCACCAATCCCCTCATCAACCAGCTCCTCCAGACGATCAACATCGAAAAGGACAGCTATATAGAGGTCATCGATTCGAACGAGATCGTCCTGGCGTCGGACACCCCCGCCCGCCTCCTCCGGCATCACGACCACGGGCGGGTGCTCGGCAAGATGATCCAGGAGGGCAGAGCGGGCATCAGGGAATGCGGCCACGGGTATTCCCACCCCGATGAAACGGAGAAGCATCTCGACCTGCTCGCCTTCGCCCCGCTCAAATCCGCGCCCTGGGGCGTTATCGTGGGACAGGCGGACGACCATGTCTTCGCCCCCGCGACAAAGCTGCGCCGGCTTTCGATAGGACTGATCCTCGCCTTCATCGCCAGCTCCGTGCTGTTCGCGGTCGGGGCGAGCAGGAGGATCGTACGGCCGCTCAAGGCCCTCATAGAGGAGACCAACCGCATCGCCAACGGCGACCTCTCGAAGCCCGTGGGCAATGTGGGCAGCGACGAGATGCTCCTGCTCAGCAAGAGCTTCGACGTCATGAGAGCCGAGCTCGCCCTCTCTCTCGACAGCATACAGAAGCACAACCTCGAGCTCGAGCAGCGCGTCGCCCTGCGCACCCGGCAGATCCGCGAGAGCCAGCTCAAGGTCGAAAGCCTGCTCAAGAAGATCATCTCCTCGGAGGAGGATGAACGCAAGCGTATAGCGCGCGAGCTCCATGACGAGGTGCTCCAGGACGTTTCCGCGTTCCTGATCAATCTCGACATCTGCAAGGCGACCGGGAAGAGCCTCAATACCGAGAGGATCGACGATATGAGGGACATCGTAGTCAAGATCATCGACGACATGCACCACATCATCCAGAACCTCCGCCCCACGACCCTCGACGACCTGGGGCTCCATGCGGCGATCATGTGGCTCGTGAACCGGCATTTGAAAGAAAAGGGGATCGCCCACTTCATCACGATCGATCACCCCGGGGAGATGCGTTTCGACCCGATGATCGAGATCACACTGTTCAGGATCATCCAGGAGTCGATCACGAATATCGCGCGCCACGCGAATGCCCAGAATGTATTTATCGCGCTAAAGACCGGTCACCGCTCCGTCTCGATCGACATCGAAGACGACGGCGACGGCTTCGACGTGCAGGAAGCGACGAAACAGTCCCCCACCGGGATCCGCGGGCTCGGAATCCTGGGGATGAAGGAGCGTGCAGCGCTGCTCGACGGCAGGCTTACCATATGCTCCACCCCTGGACAGGGCACGAGAATATCCGTTACAGTTCCCCTGAAGATCAAGGCCGAGGAGGAAGAACATGTCTAA
- a CDS encoding 4Fe-4S binding protein — translation MEKIDRSYIRTMRYAVQWTVFAMTLYGGVSFFFFVRALEQGMLPSVSRSPSVEGFMPIGALMAFKLWITEGIFDPVHPAALVLFIAALLLAVLLKKSFCSWICPVGTLSEAVGKAGSRIFGRNFALHRYIDYPLRSLKYVLMLFFLYVILLTMSPFQIGMFLSTPYWKVADIKLLRFFTDMSLTTQVTLVILFGLSFVYRNFWCRYLCPYGGLLGLLSTLSPVKIRRTPARCIQCGSCTRSCPSLLPVASKETVRSPECTGCLTCVSACPAPGALDAGVPRRRVLRPGYMAAAVVVLFFGAIALAHLTGAWHSSVSPGELMQLLPFLDRLEHP, via the coding sequence ATGGAAAAGATCGACCGCTCTTATATAAGGACGATGCGCTATGCCGTTCAGTGGACCGTCTTCGCCATGACCCTCTACGGCGGGGTGAGCTTCTTCTTTTTCGTCCGCGCCCTGGAGCAGGGAATGCTCCCTTCGGTCTCGCGGTCGCCTTCGGTCGAAGGCTTCATGCCTATCGGCGCCCTCATGGCTTTCAAGCTCTGGATTACCGAAGGCATCTTCGATCCGGTACACCCTGCGGCGCTCGTCCTCTTCATCGCCGCCCTGCTGCTCGCCGTGCTGTTGAAGAAGTCCTTCTGCAGCTGGATCTGTCCGGTAGGCACGCTCTCCGAGGCAGTGGGAAAAGCAGGGAGCCGCATCTTCGGCAGGAACTTCGCCCTCCACCGCTACATCGATTATCCGCTGAGATCGCTGAAGTATGTCCTCATGCTGTTTTTCCTCTATGTCATTCTTCTCACGATGTCCCCTTTCCAGATCGGGATGTTCCTCAGTACCCCTTACTGGAAGGTTGCGGATATCAAGCTGCTGCGCTTCTTCACCGACATGTCGCTCACGACCCAGGTTACGCTGGTGATCCTCTTCGGCCTGTCGTTCGTCTACAGGAACTTCTGGTGCCGCTATCTCTGCCCCTATGGCGGCCTGCTCGGACTCCTGAGCACCCTGAGCCCCGTCAAAATCCGGAGAACGCCCGCGCGCTGCATACAGTGCGGCTCGTGTACGCGGAGCTGCCCCTCCCTGCTTCCGGTCGCTTCCAAGGAGACGGTACGGTCGCCGGAGTGCACCGGCTGCCTTACTTGCGTCAGCGCCTGCCCGGCGCCGGGTGCGCTGGATGCAGGCGTGCCGCGCCGCCGGGTTCTCCGTCCCGGGTATATGGCTGCGGCAGTGGTGGTCCTTTTCTTCGGCGCTATAGCGCTCGCCCATCTCACCGGCGCCTGGCATTCGTCGGTCTCTCCCGGGGAGCTGATGCAGCTCCTCCCCTTTCTCGATCGTCTCGAACACCCTTAG